The Arachis ipaensis cultivar K30076 chromosome B07, Araip1.1, whole genome shotgun sequence genome includes a window with the following:
- the LOC107610207 gene encoding probable carboxylesterase 2, whose amino-acid sequence MDSPSNPEISMEVPPYLRIHSDGTVERLAGTQVAPPGLDLETNVLSKDILIQPQTSVTARLYRPNNTNHNHTKLPLLIYFHGGAFCISSPADPLYHNSLNRLVSEANVVALSVNYRLAPEHPLPAAYHDSWDAIQWAASHSFEGHETWLKENVDFDRVFLAGDSAGANIAHFMAIKLHHSSGSSNMKFFKIPGLIMIHPYFWGKEPIGVEATDPERKKMVDKWWELVCPSEKGNDDPLINPFVEEAPGFESVVCNNVLVIVAERDILKERGKLYHKTLVNNSAWKGKAELYEAEGEDHDFHIFNPDSDNAKSLLKRIAAFINNQD is encoded by the coding sequence ATGGATTCACCGAGCAACCCTGAAATCTCAATGGAGGTGCCCCCTTACCTAAGAATCCACAGTGACGGTACAGTTGAGAGACTCGCCGGCACACAAGTAGCCCCTCCAGGCCTCGATCTCGAAACCAACGTTCTCTCCAAAGACATCCTCATCCAACCACAAACCTCCGTCACTGCCAGGCTTTACCGTCCCAACAACACTAATCACAATCACACCAAGCTCCCTTTACTCATCTACTTCCATGGCGGAGCCTTCTGCATCTCTTCACCCGCAGATCCTCTCTACCACAACTCCCTCAACCGCCTAGTCTCTGAAGCCAACGTGGTCGCCCTCTCCGTCAACTACAGGCTGGCGCCGGAGCACCCACTTCCCGCCGCCTACCATGATTCTTGGGATGCCATCCAATGGGCTGCTTCTCATTCTTTCGAAGGCCACGAAACATGGCTCAAGGAAAACGTTGACTTTGACCGCGTGTTCTTGGCAGGTGATAGCGCAGGTGCCAACATCGCACACTTCATGGCTATAAAGTTGCATCATTCTTCGGGTAGCAGCAACATGAAATTCTTCAAGATCCCCGGCCTCATCATGATCCATCCTTATTTCTGGGGGAAGGAACCCATTGGTGTGGAAGCTACTGATCCAGAGAGGAAGAAGATGGTGGATAAGTGGTGGGAATTGGTGTGCCCTTCTGAGAAAGGGAACGATGACCCGTTGATCAACCCGTTTGTGGAGGAAGCTCCTGGTTTTGAAAGCGTGGTTTGCAACAACGTGCTTGTGATTGTTGCAGAGAGAGATATATTGAAAGAGAGAGGGAAGCTTTACCATAAGACTCTGGTCAATAACAGCGCTTGGAAAGGAAAAGCTGAGTTATATGAGGCAGAAGGAGAGGATCATGACTTTCACATCTTCAACCCTGATTCTGATAATGCTAAGAGCTTGCTTAAACGCATCGCTGCTTTCATTAATAATCAAGATTGA
- the LOC107607653 gene encoding protein MAIN-LIKE 2-like, with protein MINALIERWRPETHTFHFSVGECAVTLEDMAMILGLPTNSLPVTGPTMSCFEALEAECLHQFGVAPRKTECRGSFIKLTWFRGLRDRIVLNDVEHIQMYVKCHIMLLFGTVMFGDKASSAVHWKFLPLLRNF; from the coding sequence ATGATTAATGCTCTGATTGAGAGATGGCGGCCTGAAACTCACACGTTTCACTTTTCAGTTGGTGAGTGTGCCGTGACCTTGGAGGATATGGCGATGATTCTCGGTCTGCCGACAAATAGTCTTCCAGTAACAGGACCGACCATGAGTTGTTTTGAGGCATTGGAAGCCGAGTGCTTGCACCAATTTGGAGTTGCACCGAGGAAGACGGAATGTAGAGGGAGCTTTATAAAATTAACATGGTTTAGGGGTTTGAGAGATCGTATAGTGTTGAATGATGTTGAGCATATTCAGATGTATGTAAAGTGTCACATAATGTTGTTATTTGGGACAGTTATGTTTGGAGATAAGGCGAGTTCAGCTGTTCATTGGAAATTTTTACCTTTACTCCGTAACTTTTAA
- the LOC107608159 gene encoding uncharacterized protein LOC107608159 — MGVFYNEEQQSNQQHQSKRCKCVVETLKELFSLCQTFGGRLSNVSLEEEYPMSDIEEELEVVMSAIISGVMEKQKQKPNVLLRHSFSWVYTPVTNELKYMTQEMAAPSQERVVMVVEGDDNQEQYKQSEEFFSVKSCFSCCGGSSVMSGGEAFYSVKTSLSRCSSLKDVVDVSKFWRRSVIQEFCHCEGWPFGLCRRAVLLPPLPKSPSESWLSRKLRTSNNKKLNPEF, encoded by the exons ATGGGTGTCTTCTACAATGAAGAGCAACAATCAAATCAGCAACACCAATCCAAGAGATGCAAATGTGTGGTAGAAACTCTGAAGGAATTGTTTTCTCTTTGCCAGACTTTTGGTGGAAGACTTTCAAATGTAAGCCTTGAAGAAGAGTATCCAATGAGCGACATCGAAGAGGAACTCGAA GTGGTTATGTCAGCAATTATAAGTGGAGTCATGGAAAAACAGAAGCAGAAGCCGAACGTGTTGTTGAGACACAGCTTTTCTTGGGTGTACACTCCTGTAACAAATGAACTGAAGTATATGACTCAGGAAATGGCAGCACCATCACAAGAAAgggtggtgatggtggtggagGGGGATGATAATCAAGAACAGTATAAACAAAGTGAAGAATTCTTTTCTGTTAAGAGCTGTTTCTCGTGCTGTGGTGGGAGTTCTGTGATGAGTGGTGGAGAAGCGTTCTATTCAGTGAAGACAAGCCTTTCTCGTTGTTCAAGCTTGAAGGACGTTGTTGACGTGTCAAAATTCTGGAGGCGTTCGGTGATTCAGGAGTTTTGTCACTGTGAGGGATGGCCTTTTGGTCTGTGCCGTAGAGCTGTGTTGCTTCCGCCATTGCCCAAGTCACCTTCTGAGTCATGGTTATCCCGTAAATTAAGAACAAGCAATAATAAGAAATTAAACCCTGAATTTTAA
- the LOC107610208 gene encoding uncharacterized protein LOC107610208 — MARSNSSYKKITLLLCFFNIALLLYALRTLYASLYIYSGNVSRNSVLYNPDQIRKMEESIRIRKEFKPEELIKLVKDLEGEFSTETAAVELPPPLKQRIIDEILQRLTNLNSTRTDIAKEREAVENWRMEKLREAKLALVSRTSNSAIPHEEAGMLARALESDWAAICEEIGLWIPVQVVNTEHEDKPEGAEGFEEEVLPGRSLPPECHAELHTDYDGDAVRWGLTHHKASAADCCQACLDHAKHAKEGQKKCNIWVYCPSEFGCHSPDRYQHKHQECWLKYAEKPRLNFKDKYPEWYRNSHPSAPVVVPWVSGIVSV; from the exons ATGGCGAGAAGCAACAGTTCCTACAAGAAAATCACACTCTTGCTATGCTTCTTCAACATCGCACTTCTACTCTACGCTCTTCGCACTCTCTACGCTTCTTTATACATCTACTCCGGTAACGTTTCACGCAATA GTGTATTGTATAACCCAGATCAGATTCGGAAAATGGAGGAATCTATCCGAATACGAAAGGAGTTTAAACCGGAGGAGTTAATTAAATTG GTGAAGGATTTAGAAGGGGAGTTTTCAACCGAAACTGCGGCGGTTGAATTGCCTCCGCCTTTGAAACAGAGAATAATTGATGAGATACTGCAGAGACTAACCAACTTGAACTCTACTCGCACAGATATTGCTAAGGAACGAG AAGCAGTTGAAAATTGGCGAATGGAAAAACTGAGAGAGGCTAAGTTGGCTCTTGTGAGTAGGACTTCCAACTCAGCCATTCCCCATGAAGAGGCTG GTATGCTAGCAAGAGCATTGGAGTCTGATTGGGCTGCAATTTGTGAAGAGATTGGCCTTTGGATACCTGTTCAAGTTGTTAATACAGAACATGAAGACAAACCTGAGGGTGCAGAGGGGTTTG AGGAGGAGGTTCTTCCTGGCAGGTCCCTTCCACCTGAGTGCCATGCTGAACTTCACACAGATTATGATGGTGATGCAGTAAGATGGGGTCTCACCCACCACAAGGCTAGTGCAGCTGATTGCTGTCAAGCTTGCTTGGATCATGCGAAACATGCCAAAGAAGGTCAAAAGAAATGCAATATTTGGGTTTATTGCCCATCTGAGTTTGGGTGTCATTCACCAGATAGATATCAACACAAACATCAGGAATGCTGGCTTAAATAT GCTGAGAAACCTCGATTGAATTTTAAGGATAAATATCCCGAATGGTATCGGAACTCACACCCATCAGCACCAGTGGTTGTTCCATGGGTCTCTGGAATTGTTAGTGTATGA